A genomic window from Leptospiraceae bacterium includes:
- a CDS encoding AgmX/PglI C-terminal domain-containing protein, with protein MKQHSTSITIGITAVLIIAYLLHRDSMREKQMALLLSQSQQQKTKDGGKTIDPYLQNQVKNRIIKGYDELQDCYKEYLKQNPKITDGEVKMDWQIDTDGKVIKPAVILSPLEKSFHSCLGQKISGWTFPPPLVQKYVVHTFKFSKK; from the coding sequence ATGAAACAACATTCAACGAGTATCACAATAGGAATTACTGCTGTTTTAATCATCGCTTATCTACTTCATCGTGATAGTATGCGAGAAAAGCAAATGGCACTTCTTCTTAGCCAGAGCCAGCAGCAAAAAACAAAGGACGGTGGAAAAACAATCGACCCTTATTTACAAAACCAGGTGAAAAATCGAATTATCAAAGGATATGATGAGCTTCAGGACTGCTATAAGGAGTATCTAAAACAAAATCCAAAAATAACAGATGGTGAAGTAAAAATGGACTGGCAAATCGACACCGATGGTAAGGTTATCAAACCGGCTGTAATTTTAAGCCCATTGGAAAAAAGCTTTCACTCCTGCCTTGGGCAGAAGATTTCTGGCTGGACGTTTCCACCGCCGCTGGTGCAAAAATATGTAGTGCATACTTTCAAGTTTAGTAAGAAGTAG